One genomic region from Magallana gigas chromosome 3, xbMagGiga1.1, whole genome shotgun sequence encodes:
- the LOC105338404 gene encoding uncharacterized protein isoform X1, whose translation MAKKEKTNAFWGPYISNRQWGTVREDTSTDGNSWDSFRFQEAGKRRYCSGNDGLFGFCDVSGTFITKLSLWNHKDEIIKERLFGLSGTEGNHGEDMKELFYYVDGLPDHSYMKALYRYPQNEFPYEELLQRNLERNQKDPEFELTDTGIFDEDEYFDVVVEYGKDPANEKNLVCCYTITNHSSQSADITVLPQFWLPNYVSQKIPVAVMYEGGEFCISVDCGKDVTRKDVFLNKNDSYDQCEISFEDCILKDKDEKPYDTRKYGCMIRAKLNPHETKQIHWSIFETLKKSGCSTKEIMKICRKKAEEFYSKILPGNFSSDEKLVARQAFAGLLWNKQIYKYNGDNWRKCFEFRLKGKYLSDTDDCSVEDVKRVMESNMMKDDVKFIEKHCRIQHLRQEWRNETKENKSFWDTLCRNREWKHVKCYHILSVPDKWEFPWFATWDTAFQMLPFARIDPSFTKDQLLLFLGENYMKADGQMPGCEWDMDLPFPPVYAWSCYHVFSRTGHTDIEFLQHCFQKLQLNFKWWLNSMQVGKGSYLFTGGFLGMDNISAVDRSFHLKQKHPLIQADATGWMAFFALSMLEIALVLSSEQGADHKYYRACDEYLKKFILISEAMNRSIDNGGVWHPHDKFFYDVVKRESGVRTPIALRSLVGIVPLLACLNIKVSQLQSKSGKNIRSHLDELLQKNSPFVSTNVDGDYVLCAVPKSRFLHIMKHLTDDEEFLSPFGIRSLSKVYEVDPYILTVCKEMQEYLDLYESKLQVKFTPAESDTAMMGGNSNWRGPIWLCMNFLIVEMLLKLDKLYGDGIKMNHPSSSNAALTLGEIAEDISKRVVSLFAVNKKTNARPCHGNYEKYRLENSWRDLVLFYEYFDSETGRGCGASHQTGWTSLVLEFLHLIRHSESTNMTEKYDSYCSAFDNASDFSAD comes from the exons ATGGCAAAGAAAGAGAAGACGAATGCATTTTGGGGACCTTATATTTCAAACAGACAGTGGGGAACAGTTAGAGAGGATACCAGTACCGATGGAAAcag CTGGGACAGTTTTAGATTTCAAGAGGCAGGGAAAAGACGGTATTGTAGTGGAAATGATGGGTTATTTGGATTCTGTGATGTTTCTGGCACCTTTATTACAAAGCTTAGTCTATGGAACCACAAGGATGAGATCATCAAAGAGAGACTTTTTGGATTGAGTGGAACGGAG GGAAACCATGGTGAGGACATGAAGGAGCTCTTTTACTATGTGGATGGACTCCCAGACCACTCCTACATGAAAGCATTATACAGGTACCCACAAAATGAGTTCCCATATGAAGAGCTTCTACAGAGGAACTTGGAGAGAAATCAAAAGGACCCAGAGTTTGAACTTACTGATACAG GAATATTTGATGAAGATGAGTACTTTGATGTGGTGGTGGAGTATGGTAAGGACCCTGCCAATGAGAAGAATCTAGTGTGCTGTTACACAATCACCAACCATTCCAGTCAGTCAGCAGACATCACTGTTCTTCCACAGTTCTGGCTTCCTAACTATGTTTCACAAAA AATTCCAGTTGCTGTTATGTATGAAGGAG GAGAATTTTGTATCAGCGTTGACTGCGGCAAAGATGTTACTCGGAAAGatgtatttcttaataaaaatgattcttATGATCAATGTGAAATTTCCTTTGAAGATTGTATTTTAAAAG ATAAAGATGAGAAACCATATGATACAAGGAAGTATGGATGTATGATAAGAGCAAAACTGAATCCTCATGAAACAAAGCAGATCCACTGgtcaatatttgaaacattaaaaaaatctggGTGTTCAACTAaagaaatcatgaaaatatgtagaaaaaaagcAGAAGAATTTTATTCCAAA attttacCTGGTAATTTTTCTTCTGATGAAAAGTTGGTGGCCAGACAGGCATTTGCTGGACTTCTGTGGAACAAGCAGATTTATAAGTATAATGGAGATAATTGGAGAAAATGCTTTGAGTTTCGACTGAAAGGGAAGTATTTATCAGATACTGATGACTGTTCTGTGGAGGATGTAAAAAGAGTTATGGAGTCTAATATGATGAAGGATGATGTGAAATTTATAGAAAAGCACTGTAGAATCCAACATCTTAGGCAGGAATGGAGGAATGAAACTAAAG aaaataaatcATTCTGGGATACCCTATGCAGGAATAGGGAGTGGAAGCATGTAAAGTGCTATCATATCTTGTCTGTTCCAGACAAATGGGAATTTCCCTGG TTTGCTACTTGGGATACAGCCTTCCAAATGTTGCCTTTTGCCAGAATAGATCCAAGCTTTACCAAAGATCAGCTTCTGTTGTTTCTGGGGGAGAATTACATGAAAGCAGATGGACAG ATGCCGGGCTGTGAGTGGGACATGGACCTACCCTTTCCTCCGGTGTATGCATGGTCATGTTATCATGTCTTTTCCCGCACCGGACACACAGACATTGAGTTCTTGCAGCATTGCTTCCAGAAATTACAGCTGAATTTTAAGTG GTGGCTGAATTCCATGCAGGTAGGAAAAGGCTCCTATCTCTTCACTGGTGGATTCTTAGGGATGGACAACATTTCTGCGGTAGACAGATCATTTCATCTGAAGCAGAAACATCCTCTGATACAG GCTGATGCAACAGGTTGGATGGCATTCTTTGCCCTCTCTATGTTAGAAATAGCACTGGTATTGTCCTCGGAACAAGGTGCAGACCACAAATACTACAGAGCTTGTGACGAATACCTGAAGAAATTCATATTAATATCAGAGGCCATGAACAGGAGCATTGACAACGGAG gtgTGTGGCACCCTCACGACAAGTTTTTCTACGATGTGGTAAAAAGAGAATCAGGGGTCAGAACTCCCATAGCTCTGCGTTCCTTGGTGGGAATAGTACCGTTATTGGCTTGCCTGAATATCAAGGTGTCACAACTCCAATCAAAGTCTGGAAAAAATATAAGAAGTCATTTAGACGAATTACTACAGAAGAATTCACCTTTT GTGAGTACAAATGTTGATGGGGACTATGTTCTCTGTGCAGTACCAAAATCTAGATTTCTGCACATCATGAAGCATCTTACTGATGATGAAGAGTTTCTATCACCATTTGGAATAAGGTCCCTGTCCAag gtttatGAAGTGGATCCATACATTTTGACAGTCTGCAAAGAAATGCAAGAATATTTGGATTTATATGAATCCAAATTACAGGTGAAATTTACCCCTGCTGAATCAGATACAGCTATGATGGGTGGCAACAGTAACTGGCGAGGCCCTATTTGGTTATGTA TGAACTTTTTGATTGTTGAGATGCTGCTAAAGTTGGACAAACTCTATGGAGATGGAATCAAAATGAACCACCCATCTTCATCCAATGCAGCCTTGACCCTGGGCGAAATAGCTGAGGATATCAGTAAAAGAGTAGTCAGTCTCTTTGCAGTCAACAAGAAAACAAATGCTAGACCATGCCATG GAAACTATGAAAAATACAGACTTGAGAATTCATGGAGGGACCTTGTGCTGTTCTATGAGTATTTTGACAGTGAGACTGGAAGAGGTTGTGGGGCAAG TCATCAGACTGGGTGGACTTCATTGGTTTTGGAGTTTCTGCATTTG
- the LOC105338404 gene encoding uncharacterized protein isoform X2, translated as MKELFYYVDGLPDHSYMKALYRYPQNEFPYEELLQRNLERNQKDPEFELTDTGIFDEDEYFDVVVEYGKDPANEKNLVCCYTITNHSSQSADITVLPQFWLPNYVSQKIPVAVMYEGGEFCISVDCGKDVTRKDVFLNKNDSYDQCEISFEDCILKDKDEKPYDTRKYGCMIRAKLNPHETKQIHWSIFETLKKSGCSTKEIMKICRKKAEEFYSKILPGNFSSDEKLVARQAFAGLLWNKQIYKYNGDNWRKCFEFRLKGKYLSDTDDCSVEDVKRVMESNMMKDDVKFIEKHCRIQHLRQEWRNETKENKSFWDTLCRNREWKHVKCYHILSVPDKWEFPWFATWDTAFQMLPFARIDPSFTKDQLLLFLGENYMKADGQMPGCEWDMDLPFPPVYAWSCYHVFSRTGHTDIEFLQHCFQKLQLNFKWWLNSMQVGKGSYLFTGGFLGMDNISAVDRSFHLKQKHPLIQADATGWMAFFALSMLEIALVLSSEQGADHKYYRACDEYLKKFILISEAMNRSIDNGGVWHPHDKFFYDVVKRESGVRTPIALRSLVGIVPLLACLNIKVSQLQSKSGKNIRSHLDELLQKNSPFVSTNVDGDYVLCAVPKSRFLHIMKHLTDDEEFLSPFGIRSLSKVYEVDPYILTVCKEMQEYLDLYESKLQVKFTPAESDTAMMGGNSNWRGPIWLCMNFLIVEMLLKLDKLYGDGIKMNHPSSSNAALTLGEIAEDISKRVVSLFAVNKKTNARPCHGNYEKYRLENSWRDLVLFYEYFDSETGRGCGASHQTGWTSLVLEFLHLIRHSESTNMTEKYDSYCSAFDNASDFSAD; from the exons ATGAAGGAGCTCTTTTACTATGTGGATGGACTCCCAGACCACTCCTACATGAAAGCATTATACAGGTACCCACAAAATGAGTTCCCATATGAAGAGCTTCTACAGAGGAACTTGGAGAGAAATCAAAAGGACCCAGAGTTTGAACTTACTGATACAG GAATATTTGATGAAGATGAGTACTTTGATGTGGTGGTGGAGTATGGTAAGGACCCTGCCAATGAGAAGAATCTAGTGTGCTGTTACACAATCACCAACCATTCCAGTCAGTCAGCAGACATCACTGTTCTTCCACAGTTCTGGCTTCCTAACTATGTTTCACAAAA AATTCCAGTTGCTGTTATGTATGAAGGAG GAGAATTTTGTATCAGCGTTGACTGCGGCAAAGATGTTACTCGGAAAGatgtatttcttaataaaaatgattcttATGATCAATGTGAAATTTCCTTTGAAGATTGTATTTTAAAAG ATAAAGATGAGAAACCATATGATACAAGGAAGTATGGATGTATGATAAGAGCAAAACTGAATCCTCATGAAACAAAGCAGATCCACTGgtcaatatttgaaacattaaaaaaatctggGTGTTCAACTAaagaaatcatgaaaatatgtagaaaaaaagcAGAAGAATTTTATTCCAAA attttacCTGGTAATTTTTCTTCTGATGAAAAGTTGGTGGCCAGACAGGCATTTGCTGGACTTCTGTGGAACAAGCAGATTTATAAGTATAATGGAGATAATTGGAGAAAATGCTTTGAGTTTCGACTGAAAGGGAAGTATTTATCAGATACTGATGACTGTTCTGTGGAGGATGTAAAAAGAGTTATGGAGTCTAATATGATGAAGGATGATGTGAAATTTATAGAAAAGCACTGTAGAATCCAACATCTTAGGCAGGAATGGAGGAATGAAACTAAAG aaaataaatcATTCTGGGATACCCTATGCAGGAATAGGGAGTGGAAGCATGTAAAGTGCTATCATATCTTGTCTGTTCCAGACAAATGGGAATTTCCCTGG TTTGCTACTTGGGATACAGCCTTCCAAATGTTGCCTTTTGCCAGAATAGATCCAAGCTTTACCAAAGATCAGCTTCTGTTGTTTCTGGGGGAGAATTACATGAAAGCAGATGGACAG ATGCCGGGCTGTGAGTGGGACATGGACCTACCCTTTCCTCCGGTGTATGCATGGTCATGTTATCATGTCTTTTCCCGCACCGGACACACAGACATTGAGTTCTTGCAGCATTGCTTCCAGAAATTACAGCTGAATTTTAAGTG GTGGCTGAATTCCATGCAGGTAGGAAAAGGCTCCTATCTCTTCACTGGTGGATTCTTAGGGATGGACAACATTTCTGCGGTAGACAGATCATTTCATCTGAAGCAGAAACATCCTCTGATACAG GCTGATGCAACAGGTTGGATGGCATTCTTTGCCCTCTCTATGTTAGAAATAGCACTGGTATTGTCCTCGGAACAAGGTGCAGACCACAAATACTACAGAGCTTGTGACGAATACCTGAAGAAATTCATATTAATATCAGAGGCCATGAACAGGAGCATTGACAACGGAG gtgTGTGGCACCCTCACGACAAGTTTTTCTACGATGTGGTAAAAAGAGAATCAGGGGTCAGAACTCCCATAGCTCTGCGTTCCTTGGTGGGAATAGTACCGTTATTGGCTTGCCTGAATATCAAGGTGTCACAACTCCAATCAAAGTCTGGAAAAAATATAAGAAGTCATTTAGACGAATTACTACAGAAGAATTCACCTTTT GTGAGTACAAATGTTGATGGGGACTATGTTCTCTGTGCAGTACCAAAATCTAGATTTCTGCACATCATGAAGCATCTTACTGATGATGAAGAGTTTCTATCACCATTTGGAATAAGGTCCCTGTCCAag gtttatGAAGTGGATCCATACATTTTGACAGTCTGCAAAGAAATGCAAGAATATTTGGATTTATATGAATCCAAATTACAGGTGAAATTTACCCCTGCTGAATCAGATACAGCTATGATGGGTGGCAACAGTAACTGGCGAGGCCCTATTTGGTTATGTA TGAACTTTTTGATTGTTGAGATGCTGCTAAAGTTGGACAAACTCTATGGAGATGGAATCAAAATGAACCACCCATCTTCATCCAATGCAGCCTTGACCCTGGGCGAAATAGCTGAGGATATCAGTAAAAGAGTAGTCAGTCTCTTTGCAGTCAACAAGAAAACAAATGCTAGACCATGCCATG GAAACTATGAAAAATACAGACTTGAGAATTCATGGAGGGACCTTGTGCTGTTCTATGAGTATTTTGACAGTGAGACTGGAAGAGGTTGTGGGGCAAG TCATCAGACTGGGTGGACTTCATTGGTTTTGGAGTTTCTGCATTTG